In Silene latifolia isolate original U9 population chromosome X, ASM4854445v1, whole genome shotgun sequence, the following proteins share a genomic window:
- the LOC141619441 gene encoding uncharacterized protein LOC141619441 — protein sequence MVEQVQIIRQKMRASQDRQKSYADTRRSDISFEVGEKLRRYLSDPSHVLSPEVIEVDEQLSYLETPKEILDRKVRKTRNGGTTLVKVLWTNHNVEEATWETEASMRESYPHLFA from the exons atggttgaacaggtacAGATTAtcaggcaaaagatgagagcttcTCAGGACAGACAGAAGAGCTATGCTGACACTAGGAGAAGTGACATTTCTTTCGAGGTGGGAGAGAAG TTGCGGAGGTACCTgagcgatccatcacatgtgttgagTCCTGAGGTGATCGAGGTGGATGAGCAGTTGTCCTATCTGGAGACACCTAAGGAGATTTTGGACAGGAAGGTGAGGAAGACCAGGAATGGAGGGACAACTTTGGTCAAAGTCTTGTGGACTAACCAcaatgttgaggaagctacatgggagactGAGGCTTCCATGAGGGAAAGCTATCCACACCTGTTTGCATGA